The Helianthus annuus cultivar XRQ/B chromosome 16, HanXRQr2.0-SUNRISE, whole genome shotgun sequence genome includes a window with the following:
- the LOC110912519 gene encoding uncharacterized protein LOC110912519 — translation MKMLGVKTLFLILLLHTMLASLVTEAASGNKVKRVKPPKPVKPVQEILTCKGRKSKCFKKRITCPIECPKVKPKNPKDKACFLDCYSPKCEAVCKSRKPNCNGPGAACYDPRFIGGDGIVFYFHGRSNDHFSLISDSNLQINARFIGLRPEGRTRDYTWIQALGLKFGHHDFTLEATRTEKWDDNVDHLKLSHDGMELIIPEGDSSEWNSTKGDIQVERTSTTNSLTITIPNLAEIFVNVIPVSEEDSKIHNYQIPLNDSFAHLEVQFRFFRLSSNVEGILGRTYRPDFENPAKPGVAMPVIGGDDKYKTSSLLATDCALCMFSPDNIKDEDDSLMMEYGMLECQGGGDGIACKK, via the exons ATGAAGATGTTAGGTGTTAAAACCTTATTCTTGATTTTACTTTTGCATACAATGTTGGCGTCGTTGGTAACCGAAGCTGCATCTGGCAACAAGGTTAAGCGTGTTAAGCCTCCAAAACCCGTCAAACCCGTACAAGAGATTTTAACATGTAAGGGTCGTAAAAGCAAGTGTTTCAAGAAGCGCATCACATGCCCCATAGAATGCCCAAAAGTTAAGCCAAAGAACCCAAAAGACAAAGCTTGCTTTCTTGATTGTTACTCACCCAAATGCGAGGCCGTGTGCAAAT CACGTAAACCAAACTGTAATGGACCCGGAGCTGCATGCTATGACCCACGATTCATAGGTGGTGATGGAATTGTATTCTACTTTCATGGAAGGAGCAACGATCATTTCAGCTTGATATCTGATTCTAATCTTCAAATCAACGCACGTTTTATTGGACTTAGACCTGAAGGTAGAACTCGCGACTATACATGGATCCAAGCATTGGGTCTCAAGTTTGGCCACCATGATTTCACCCTTGAAGCAACAAGAACCGAAAAATGGGATGATAATGTTGATCACCTAAAGTTATCACATGATGGAATGGAATTGATCATTCCGGAGGGTGATTCTTCTGAATGGAATTCGACAAAAGGAGACATACAAGTTGAAAGGACCTCAACAACAAATAGTCTAACGATCACTATACCTAATCTTGCAGAAATATTTGTTAATGTGATTCCAGTATCAGAAGAAGATAGTAAGATACATAATTATCAGATTCCTTTAAACGATAGCTTTGCACATTTGGAAGTACAATTCCGATTCTTTAGGTTGTCATCTAATGTTGAAGGGATTCTTGGTAGAACTTACCGTCCTGATTTTGAAAATCCAGCAAAACCAGGAGTGGCAATGCCGGTGATCGGGGGTGATGATAAGTACAAGACTAGTTCACTTCTTGCAACAGATTGTGCCCTTTGCATGTTCTCTCCTGATAATATCAAGGATGAAGACGACTCGCTAATGATGGAATATGGCATGCTAGAGTGCCAAGGTGGAGGGGATGGAATTGCATGCAAGAAATAA